In Nodosilinea sp. PGN35, the genomic stretch CTGTAGGGTCAGTCCAGCAGGTTAGCAACCTCTCGGAAGAACGCAGCAAAATCATTCGCCTTATGGGTTTTCCGGCTTGCCGGTACTACCTCCTAAATTAGTTCCTGTCAACCTGCGGAATGTCGGATCCAGGAATCTGCTTGAGACATCCGATCATGTCTCATTCACAATAACCAAGATTTGGGCATATAGAGCTGAGGAGACTCTAAAATCACATCCTGCAATCAAAGCATCCATCAGAGGCTTAACAGCAAAAATTAGCTGCTTCTGCTTTGCCTCAACCAAAACACCCAACAAACCAGTGATTCTTACTCCTAATCGACTGGCTTCTGCTCTGCCACGGCGCTCGTCAATCAGCAGCAAATCTGCATTAAGCTCCAGAGCAAGCGCGATCGCCTCAGATTCTCCAGGGTCTAACCTTGCGTCTAATCTAAAGTGCTCTACAACACTCTGATCAGCAACTGCCCTGACTTCAATCCAGGGAGCCGAATTCACTTGAAAAGTTCCTGGCACAGGAGAATGGATCTCCGCCAGTTCACGGTAGACGGCTTCAGGAATGATAACTCGACTGTAAAGCTGTTCTAGGAGCTGTAGATGTTGGATAGCGACTAAACTGGTA encodes the following:
- a CDS encoding DUF3368 domain-containing protein, which codes for MIVISDTSAITSLVAIQHLQLLEQLYSRVIIPEAVYRELAEIHSPVPGTFQVNSAPWIEVRAVADQSVVEHFRLDARLDPGESEAIALALELNADLLLIDERRGRAEASRLGVRITGLLGVLVEAKQKQLIFAVKPLMDALIAGCDFRVSSALYAQILVIVNET